In Haliotis asinina isolate JCU_RB_2024 chromosome 15, JCU_Hal_asi_v2, whole genome shotgun sequence, one DNA window encodes the following:
- the LOC137266029 gene encoding hexokinase-4-like isoform X3, with protein sequence MSESRADRRSSRRRNPFIEPVDKSAVEAIVRPLILKDEDYQTVMEKMLDNFNQGLGKDTHNNAKVKMFQTYVRSVPDGTEEGEFLALDLGGTNFRVLLISLKGQEVNMESKIYLIPQQIMLGTGTQLFDHIADCIFKFMKEHQLLDKVLPLGFTFSFPCRQVGLAHAILTTWTKGFKCEGVEGNDIVQLLHEAIKRRGDIEVECLAVINDTVGALMSCAHSERSCAIGLILGTGTNACYIEKLENCGLWDADYDDPKEVIINTEWGAFGDDGALDFLMTDYDRLVDKHSINTGKQIYEKMISGMYMGEIARLVMERLRKNGLLFRGRGSQELSTRGRFYTKYVSEIESDVDDGFKNTKQVFDELNIEEFTEDDCRIAQYVCQAVSTRAAYLASAGIACLLNKMGRPEVVVGVDGSLYRFHPHFHDLMMEKVQKLAPDIRFKLMLSHDGSGKGAALVAAVANRLRDEKAKRITDGMTGVTVQD encoded by the exons GTTGAGGCTATTGTCCGACCACTGATCCTAAAAGATGAAGACTACCAGACAGTCATGGAAAAAATGTTGGATAACTTCAACCAAGGTCTGGGCAAGGATACCCACAATAACGCAAAGGTCAAGATGTTCCAGACCTACGTCAGATCTGTGCCTGATGGAACAG AGGAGGGAGAGTTCCTGGCACTGGACCTGGGAGGCACCAACTTCAGGGTGCTGCTTATCTCATTGAAGGGGCAGGAGGTGAATATGGAGAGCAAGATCTACCTGATTCCCCAACAGATCATGCTGGGAACTGGCACACAG CTGTTTGACCATATAGCTGACTGCATCTTCAAGTTCATGAAGGAACACCAGCTCCTGGACAAGGTCCTCCCGCTAGGTTTTACCTTCTCCTTCCCTTGCCGTCAGGTGGGGCTGGCCCATGCCATCCTAACCACCTGGACCAAGGGCTTCAAGTGTGAGGGTGTGGAGGGCAATGATATAGTCCAGCTACTCCATGAAGCCATCAAACGACGTGGG GATATTGAAGTGGAATGCCTAGCTGTGATAAATGACACTGTGGGAGCTCTTATGTCCTGTGCCCACAGTGAGCGGTCATGTGCAATTGGTCTCATTCTTG GCACTGGAACCAATGCCTGCTACATTGAGAAGCTGGAAAACTGTGGTCTATGGGATGCGGACTACGATGATCCCAAGGAAGTTATCATCAACACGGAATGGGGTGCATTTGGTGATGACGGTGCGCTTGATTTCCTGATGACTGACTACGACCGTCTAGTGGACAAGCATTCCATCAACACTGGCAAACAGAT CTATGAGAAGATGATCTCGGGAATGTACATGGGAGAGATAGCACGTCTGGTCATGGAGCGTCTCCGCAAAAATGGATTACTGTTCAGAGGTCGTGGCTCACAGGAACTCTCCACAAGGGGGCGCTTCTACACAAAATATGTATCTGAAATTGAGAG TGATGTAGATGATGGCTTCAAGAACACAAAGCAGGTGTTTGATGAACTGAACATTGAAGAATTCACAGAGGATGACTGTCGCATAGCCCAGTATGTCTGCCAGGCAGTGTCTACGAGAGCAGCGTACCTTGCCTCTGCAG GTATCGCATGTCTTCTGAACAAGATGGGACGTCCTGAGGTTGTCGTGGGAGTGGATGGGTCCCTCTACCGCTTCCACCCACACTTCCATGATCTCATGATGGAAAAAGTACAGAAGCTGGCTCCAGACATCAga TTCAAGCTCATGCTGTCCCATGATGGTAGTGGAAAGGGTGCAGCCCTGGTTGCCGCTGTAGCCAACAGACTCCGTGATGAAAAGGCAAAACGGATCACTGATGGCATGACGGGGGTCACGGTACAGGATTAA
- the LOC137266029 gene encoding hexokinase-4-like isoform X2, producing MPNERNKSHHVQRNHAIQRSASYDAETRIKMVEAIVRPLILKDEDYQTVMEKMLDNFNQGLGKDTHNNAKVKMFQTYVRSVPDGTEEGEFLALDLGGTNFRVLLISLKGQEVNMESKIYLIPQQIMLGTGTQLFDHIADCIFKFMKEHQLLDKVLPLGFTFSFPCRQVGLAHAILTTWTKGFKCEGVEGNDIVQLLHEAIKRRGDIEVECLAVINDTVGALMSCAHSERSCAIGLILGTGTNACYIEKLENCGLWDADYDDPKEVIINTEWGAFGDDGALDFLMTDYDRLVDKHSINTGKQIYEKMISGMYMGEIARLVMERLRKNGLLFRGRGSQELSTRGRFYTKYVSEIESDVDDGFKNTKQVFDELNIEEFTEDDCRIAQYVCQAVSTRAAYLASAGIACLLNKMGRPEVVVGVDGSLYRFHPHFHDLMMEKVQKLAPDIRFKLMLSHDGSGKGAALVAAVANRLRDEKAKRITDGMTGVTVQD from the exons GTTGAGGCTATTGTCCGACCACTGATCCTAAAAGATGAAGACTACCAGACAGTCATGGAAAAAATGTTGGATAACTTCAACCAAGGTCTGGGCAAGGATACCCACAATAACGCAAAGGTCAAGATGTTCCAGACCTACGTCAGATCTGTGCCTGATGGAACAG AGGAGGGAGAGTTCCTGGCACTGGACCTGGGAGGCACCAACTTCAGGGTGCTGCTTATCTCATTGAAGGGGCAGGAGGTGAATATGGAGAGCAAGATCTACCTGATTCCCCAACAGATCATGCTGGGAACTGGCACACAG CTGTTTGACCATATAGCTGACTGCATCTTCAAGTTCATGAAGGAACACCAGCTCCTGGACAAGGTCCTCCCGCTAGGTTTTACCTTCTCCTTCCCTTGCCGTCAGGTGGGGCTGGCCCATGCCATCCTAACCACCTGGACCAAGGGCTTCAAGTGTGAGGGTGTGGAGGGCAATGATATAGTCCAGCTACTCCATGAAGCCATCAAACGACGTGGG GATATTGAAGTGGAATGCCTAGCTGTGATAAATGACACTGTGGGAGCTCTTATGTCCTGTGCCCACAGTGAGCGGTCATGTGCAATTGGTCTCATTCTTG GCACTGGAACCAATGCCTGCTACATTGAGAAGCTGGAAAACTGTGGTCTATGGGATGCGGACTACGATGATCCCAAGGAAGTTATCATCAACACGGAATGGGGTGCATTTGGTGATGACGGTGCGCTTGATTTCCTGATGACTGACTACGACCGTCTAGTGGACAAGCATTCCATCAACACTGGCAAACAGAT CTATGAGAAGATGATCTCGGGAATGTACATGGGAGAGATAGCACGTCTGGTCATGGAGCGTCTCCGCAAAAATGGATTACTGTTCAGAGGTCGTGGCTCACAGGAACTCTCCACAAGGGGGCGCTTCTACACAAAATATGTATCTGAAATTGAGAG TGATGTAGATGATGGCTTCAAGAACACAAAGCAGGTGTTTGATGAACTGAACATTGAAGAATTCACAGAGGATGACTGTCGCATAGCCCAGTATGTCTGCCAGGCAGTGTCTACGAGAGCAGCGTACCTTGCCTCTGCAG GTATCGCATGTCTTCTGAACAAGATGGGACGTCCTGAGGTTGTCGTGGGAGTGGATGGGTCCCTCTACCGCTTCCACCCACACTTCCATGATCTCATGATGGAAAAAGTACAGAAGCTGGCTCCAGACATCAga TTCAAGCTCATGCTGTCCCATGATGGTAGTGGAAAGGGTGCAGCCCTGGTTGCCGCTGTAGCCAACAGACTCCGTGATGAAAAGGCAAAACGGATCACTGATGGCATGACGGGGGTCACGGTACAGGATTAA